The proteins below are encoded in one region of Hordeum vulgare subsp. vulgare chromosome 3H, MorexV3_pseudomolecules_assembly, whole genome shotgun sequence:
- the LOC123445471 gene encoding heterogeneous nuclear ribonucleoproteins A2/B1-like isoform X1: MGTKLVVFGLPWDVDSEGLRKHMAKFGPLEDCVVMKDRLSGRSRGFGYVTFSSADDVKNVLEFKHFLRNRALEVKIATPREEMKPQPQGTKTATRIFVGRIPQSADESMFRRHFEAFGEIIDLYMPKEHGSKGHRGIGFITFQSAESVDSIMQESHELDGTTLHVDHATPKDEDIRHPPSRAFQDGGDYGLGYGAYDVYIAATTMFGAVGPPTRYDHQGPAYGRGYSGSPQGIGKKIFVGGLPQGAKKDDLRNYFGGFGGVADVFIPRDPKGSGHRGFGFVTFSDEGVADNIADKSHEILGCKVIVDIAAPPRGDSSGRFTDPMPGVDLNAPPYGSMRPFGMFCGNLGYDQGYGPSGSGSRSRTDGRHRPY, translated from the exons ATGGGCACAAAGCTTGTG GTTTTTGGGCTGCCCTGGGATGTGGACAGCGAAGGACTACGAAAGCATATGGCCAAGTTTGGACCCCTGGAGGATTGTGTTGTCATGAAG GATCGCTTATCCGGTCGATCTCGTGGGTTTGGCTACGTAACGTTCTCATCTGCTGATGATGTCAAG AATGTTCTTGAGTTTAAGCATTTTCTTAGGAACCGGGCTCTAGAAGTGAAGATAGCAACTCCCAGG GAAGAAATGAAACCACAGCCACAGGGAACAAAAACAGCTACTAGGATATTTGTTGGTCGAATTCCGCAATCTGCAGATGAGTCAATGTTCCGCAG GCATTTTGAAGCGTTTGGAGAAATTATCGATCTTTACATGCCAAAG GAGCATGGTTCAAAAGGTCATCGTGGAATTGGGTTCATCACTTTTCAGAGTGCAG AATCTGTAGACAGTATCATGCAAGAGTCACATGAGTTggatggaacaactctacatgttGACCATGCAACTCCAAAG GATGAAGATATCAGACATCCTCCAAGCAGGGCATTTCAGGATGGGGGTGACTATGGCCTTGGCTATGGCGCATATGATGTATACATTGCAGCCACTACCATGTTTGGAGCTGTGGGCCCACCAACACGGTATGATCATCAAGGACCAGCTTACGGAA GAGGATACAGTGGATCCCCTCAAGGAATAGGCAAAAAGATATTTGTTGGTGGGCTTCCACAAGGAGCAAAGAAAGATGACCTAAGGAATTACTTTGGTGGATTTGGCGGGGTTGCAGATGTGTTTATTCCAAGG GATCCTAAAGGAAGTGGCCATCGAGGTTTTGGTTTTGTCACCTTTTCTGATGAGGGTGTGGCAGATAACATAGCTGACAAAAGCCATGAAATTCTTGGATGTAAG GTCATAGTAGACATAGCTGCACCGCCTAGGGGTGATTCCAGTGGTCGTTTCACTGACCCCATGCCCGGCGTGGACCTTAATGCACCACCTTATGGCTCTATGCGACCTTTTGGCATGTTCTGCGGCAACCTGGGTTATGAC CAAGGCTATGGTCCCAGCGGAAGCGGCAGCAGATCAAGAACGGATGGGCGGCATCGGCCTTACTGA
- the LOC123445471 gene encoding heterogeneous nuclear ribonucleoproteins A2/B1-like isoform X2, giving the protein MGTKLVVFGLPWDVDSEGLRKHMAKFGPLEDCVVMKNVLEFKHFLRNRALEVKIATPREEMKPQPQGTKTATRIFVGRIPQSADESMFRRHFEAFGEIIDLYMPKEHGSKGHRGIGFITFQSAESVDSIMQESHELDGTTLHVDHATPKDEDIRHPPSRAFQDGGDYGLGYGAYDVYIAATTMFGAVGPPTRYDHQGPAYGRGYSGSPQGIGKKIFVGGLPQGAKKDDLRNYFGGFGGVADVFIPRDPKGSGHRGFGFVTFSDEGVADNIADKSHEILGCKVIVDIAAPPRGDSSGRFTDPMPGVDLNAPPYGSMRPFGMFCGNLGYDQGYGPSGSGSRSRTDGRHRPY; this is encoded by the exons ATGGGCACAAAGCTTGTG GTTTTTGGGCTGCCCTGGGATGTGGACAGCGAAGGACTACGAAAGCATATGGCCAAGTTTGGACCCCTGGAGGATTGTGTTGTCATGAAG AATGTTCTTGAGTTTAAGCATTTTCTTAGGAACCGGGCTCTAGAAGTGAAGATAGCAACTCCCAGG GAAGAAATGAAACCACAGCCACAGGGAACAAAAACAGCTACTAGGATATTTGTTGGTCGAATTCCGCAATCTGCAGATGAGTCAATGTTCCGCAG GCATTTTGAAGCGTTTGGAGAAATTATCGATCTTTACATGCCAAAG GAGCATGGTTCAAAAGGTCATCGTGGAATTGGGTTCATCACTTTTCAGAGTGCAG AATCTGTAGACAGTATCATGCAAGAGTCACATGAGTTggatggaacaactctacatgttGACCATGCAACTCCAAAG GATGAAGATATCAGACATCCTCCAAGCAGGGCATTTCAGGATGGGGGTGACTATGGCCTTGGCTATGGCGCATATGATGTATACATTGCAGCCACTACCATGTTTGGAGCTGTGGGCCCACCAACACGGTATGATCATCAAGGACCAGCTTACGGAA GAGGATACAGTGGATCCCCTCAAGGAATAGGCAAAAAGATATTTGTTGGTGGGCTTCCACAAGGAGCAAAGAAAGATGACCTAAGGAATTACTTTGGTGGATTTGGCGGGGTTGCAGATGTGTTTATTCCAAGG GATCCTAAAGGAAGTGGCCATCGAGGTTTTGGTTTTGTCACCTTTTCTGATGAGGGTGTGGCAGATAACATAGCTGACAAAAGCCATGAAATTCTTGGATGTAAG GTCATAGTAGACATAGCTGCACCGCCTAGGGGTGATTCCAGTGGTCGTTTCACTGACCCCATGCCCGGCGTGGACCTTAATGCACCACCTTATGGCTCTATGCGACCTTTTGGCATGTTCTGCGGCAACCTGGGTTATGAC CAAGGCTATGGTCCCAGCGGAAGCGGCAGCAGATCAAGAACGGATGGGCGGCATCGGCCTTACTGA